From the genome of Nicotiana sylvestris chromosome 2, ASM39365v2, whole genome shotgun sequence, one region includes:
- the LOC104214409 gene encoding uncharacterized protein — MRSPKNYSSDNVAYHLLITVVAAVLLQAIEVVSVVAPNTGCYALDNSSHIHDFSSWIGHPFEYEGKEADLVVRFCKDVESRSHTGYVDFGRFDKLYYFHTGSGHVSFIQEYFNGDLMNCEQSYDKMGRTAQVNIICGNCPQGQCKGGLGCICNVEYDSTCRAVVELAIPCEKPGLRVFEGFTVGFHPRSWEIVYNGMTQLGYEEAHKEFSFSTAQTRVALYMTAVASVSGCVQKPLIKVAPEKGLKVTLSGSAATGGSPTTLSPTVLLIDWRCEVARDSPYEVEVTIPVENYDPVQFTLTKMCEYQQSEGGDAARGWAIFGVLSCILLVASTLFCFGGFIYKTRVQNQRGLDALPGMTLLSACLETVSGGGHGYSRPEDVNNRFVNQASWERQPASAQATRRTSEVRYGSI; from the exons ATGCGGAGCCCAAAAAACTACTCTAGTGATAATGTGGCGTATCATTTGCTAATCACAGTAGTAGCag CTGTATTGTTACAAGCAATTGAGGTTGTTTCAGTTGTTGCACCAAATACTGGTTGCTATGCACTGGATAACTCCAGCCACATTCACGATTTT AGTAGCTGGATTGGACATCCATTTGAGTATGAGGGGAAG GAAGCTGACTTGGTGGTTCGATTTTGCAAAGATGTCGAGTCTAGATCACACACG GGATATGTGGACTTTGGCAGATTTGATAAACTCTACTATTTTCATACTGGGTCTGGACATGTCAGCTTCATTCAG GAATATTTCAACGGTGACCTGATGAACTGCGAGCAGAGTTATGATAAGATGGGCCGAACAGCTCAG GTAAATATCATATGTGGAAACTGTCCTCAGGGACAATGCAAAG GTGGACTTGGATGCATCTGCAATGTTGAATATGATTCTACTTGTAG AGCTGTCGTTGAACTTGCCATTCCATGTGAGAAACCAGGTCTGCGAGTCTTCGAAGGTTTCACAGTTGGTTTTCATCCAAGGTCATGGGAAATT GTTTACAATGGGATGACTCAATTGGGCTATGAAGAAGCTCACAAGGAATTCAG CTTCAGCACTGCACAAACTCGTGTAGCCCTTTATATGACTGCTGTTGCTTCGGTTTCGGGTTGTGTGCAGAAACCATTAATAAAG GTTGCTCCAGAGAAAGGGTTAAAGGTCACATTATCTGGTTCAGCAGCAACTGGTGGATCACCAACAACTTTGTCTCCAACAGTATTACTGATCGACTGGAGAT GTGAAGTTGCTCGTGATTCCCCATATGAAGTTGAGGTCACCATCCCTGTAGAAAACTACGACCCCGTTCAGTTCACCCTCACAAAGATGTGTG AATATCAGCAAAGCGAAGGCGGAGATGCTGCAAGAGGATGGGCCATATTTGGTGTACTCTCATGCAT ATTATTGGTTGCCTCAACACTGTTCTGCTTTGGAGGGTTCATTTACAAGACACGTGTGCAAAATCAG CGCGGGCTTGATGCATTGCCTGGAATGACACTTTTATCCGCATGTTTGGAAACT GTAAGCGGGGGAGGCCATGGCTACTCACGACCTGAAGATGTCAACAATCGTTTTGTAAATCAAGCTTCATGGGAGCGTCAACCTGCTTCTGCCCAAGCAACACGGAGAACTAGTGAAGTTAGGTACGGGTCAATCTGA
- the LOC104214408 gene encoding peroxidase 72-like, which translates to MAQSMSFFFLIGLLAFAPLCFSAKTSGGSLYPQYYYRSCPKAQEIVKSVVAKSVAKEARMAASLLRLHFHDCFVKGCDASLLLDSSRGIVTEKRSNPNRNSARGFEVIDEIKSALEKECPQTVSCADILALAARDSTVLAGGPNWEVPLGRRDSRSASLSGSNNDIPSPNNTFNTILTKFKRQGLGLVDLVALSGSHTIGNSRCTSFRQRLYNQSGNSQPDSTLDQSYAAQLHNRCPRSGGDQNLFFLDFVSPTKFDNSYFKNLLASKGLLNSDQVLITKSQASLALVKQYAENNALFFEHFAKSMVKMGNISPLTGSTGEIRKNCRKMN; encoded by the exons ATGGCTCAGTCCATGAGCTTCTTTTTTCTCATAGGTCTCCTTGCTTTTGCACCGCTTTGTTTCTCTGCTAAGACAAGTGGTGGTTCGCTATACCCACAATATTATTACCGATCATGCCCAAAAGCGCAAGAAATTGTCAAGTCTGTTGTTGCCAAGTCTGTTGCCAAAGAAGCTCGAATGGCTGCTTCGTTACTGAGGCTCCATTTCCATGACTGCTTTGTCAAG GGTTGCGATGCGTCTTTGCTTCTGGACAGCAGCAGAGGTATAGTAACAGAAAAAAGATCAAACCCCAACAGGAATTCAGCTCGTGGATTTGAAGTCATTGATGAGATTAAATCTGCACTGGAGAAGGAATGCCCTCAAACTGTATCTTGCGCTGATATCTTGGCACTTGCTGCAAGGGATTCTACTGTTTTA GCTGGTGGACCAAACTGGGAGGTtccattgggaagaagagactcCAGAAGTGCCAGTTTAAGTGGCTCCAACAATGACATTCCTTCTCCAAACAACACATTTAATACCATTCTCACTAAATTCAAGAGACAAGGTCTTGGTCTTGTTGACCTTGTCGCTTTATCTG GGAGCCACACAATTGGAAATTCAAGATGTACCAGCTTCAGACAAAGGCTCTACAACCAATCAGGAAACAGTCAGCCAGACTCTACTCTGGATCAATCATATGCTGCTCAATTGCACAACAGGTGCCCAAGATCTGGAGGTGATCAGAACCTATTTTTCTTGGACTTTGTTTCCCCCACAAAATTTGACAACAGCTACTTCAAGAACTTGTTGGCTTCAAAGGGCCTTTTGAATTCAGACCAAGTTCTTATAACTAAGAGTCAAGCATCATTAGCCTTGGTGAAACAATATGCAGAGAACAATGCGCTTTTCTTCGAGCACTTTGCCAAGTCTATGGTTAAGATGGGGAACATTTCACCTTTGACAGGTTCCACGGGAGAGATCAGGAAAAATTGCAGGAAGATGAACTGA